A part of Leptospira wolffii serovar Khorat str. Khorat-H2 genomic DNA contains:
- a CDS encoding TetR/AcrR family transcriptional regulator: MGVLAREKLRLRILRIAGDLFLKQGYSDTKMEDLVNEIRVSKKNLYALFANKEEILKSLVLYKQDRLARKIRRLIEKEGSNTSEKVCKFFRNLFGATHPNYFRILAELKERTPDIRKFIEENRERTVNKEIDNILESGKAEGRFRTDLKSDLLIQTLTACSEAAFRSNLDLNSVKKRLEMASELDNIFLYGIIDQGTG, from the coding sequence ATGGGAGTCTTGGCAAGGGAGAAACTCCGGCTTCGAATACTACGAATCGCCGGAGATCTTTTCCTGAAACAGGGATACTCCGACACGAAAATGGAGGACCTAGTGAACGAGATCCGGGTGAGTAAGAAGAATCTTTACGCGCTTTTTGCGAATAAGGAGGAAATCTTAAAGTCCTTGGTGTTATACAAGCAGGACAGACTCGCCCGGAAAATTCGCAGACTCATCGAGAAGGAAGGTTCGAATACTTCCGAAAAGGTCTGCAAATTCTTTCGGAATCTGTTCGGTGCGACCCATCCGAATTATTTTCGGATTCTCGCCGAACTAAAGGAAAGGACCCCCGATATACGTAAATTTATCGAGGAGAATCGGGAGAGAACGGTGAACAAGGAGATCGATAATATTCTGGAAAGCGGAAAGGCGGAAGGACGGTTCAGAACCGACCTTAAGTCGGATTTGCTCATCCAGACCCTGACAGCCTGTTCGGAAGCCGCCTTTCGCTCGAATCTTGATTTAAATTCGGTAAAGAAACGCTTGGAAATGGCGTCAGAACTGGACAATATTTTTCTATATGGCATAATTGATCAGGGGACTGGTTAG
- a CDS encoding TetR/AcrR family transcriptional regulator, producing MQTAVEQELTQEKDEVRQRIFEKSFELFLRYGFAKTRMEEIARTLRISRKTLYKHFANKHELLKELMMDRHHRIHNKIEVIQQDPEKSIREKIQAMQTCISSEIPQGMNEFMREIRDQAPDLWKDFRAMKEAKINRTMRNMIETGIKNGDIRSDVNPDIVLLIHSASSEALFEPNFLAQTPYSIRDLVKELDTIIFYGIVKRDENDPR from the coding sequence GTGCAAACCGCCGTGGAACAAGAGCTTACCCAAGAAAAGGACGAAGTACGTCAAAGGATCTTTGAAAAATCGTTCGAGTTATTTCTTCGGTACGGCTTCGCCAAAACAAGAATGGAAGAGATCGCAAGAACTCTTCGTATCAGTCGCAAGACCCTTTACAAACATTTCGCTAATAAGCACGAGCTTCTTAAAGAATTGATGATGGATAGGCATCATCGGATTCATAATAAAATCGAAGTCATCCAACAGGATCCGGAGAAAAGCATCCGAGAAAAAATCCAGGCAATGCAAACCTGTATCTCTAGCGAGATTCCTCAGGGCATGAACGAATTCATGAGAGAGATCCGGGATCAGGCTCCCGATCTTTGGAAGGATTTCCGAGCCATGAAAGAGGCCAAGATCAACCGGACTATGCGGAATATGATCGAGACCGGGATCAAAAACGGAGATATCCGATCGGACGTGAATCCGGATATCGTTCTTTTAATCCATTCCGCTTCTTCCGAAGCCTTGTTTGAACCGAATTTTCTGGCTCAGACTCCTTATTCTATCCGGGATTTGGTCAAGGAATTGGACACAATCATATTTTACGGAATCGTGAAACGGGACGAAAACGATCCTCGCTAA